In Antarcticibacterium arcticum, the genomic stretch TAATTTTTTGAAAACTTAATATATTTATAAGTATAAATTTATCAATATTTAAATGTTAAATACCCTTTTATTTAGGGGGAAAATTCATACACAAGGGCTCAAACCCTTATAAATAGTCGGCGTTTGCAGGTTTATTAAGAAAACTTTATTATTTTTAGCTTTGTTAATATTGAATTACCGCATACTTTTGCTTCAATTAACACTTAAAACTAAATTAACAAATATGAAACATCTTAGCAGATTTTTATTAGCTTCATTTTTTGTTCTGGGCTTTACGGCTGTACAGGCACAAGATGAAAACAACCCCTGGGCCATTGAAATTGGCGTGAACGCAGTTGACTTATACCCTACGGGAGAGGACGCTCCGGCAGGAGGTATGTTTGAGGACTATTTTAATGTATCTGATCACTGGAATATCCTTCCGGCTATGTCAAGAATTTCTGTAGCCAGATATATTGGTGGCGGTTTTGTATTGGAAGGTGCTGGTTCTGTAAACCAAATTTCAAAATTTGGTGATACTCAAGTGGATGATCTTTCTTATTATTCATTAGACGGTACTGCAAAATATAGCCTTAGAGCTTTATTGAACAATGGCTGGTTAGATCCGCACCTTGGAGTTGGTGGGGGTTATACCTGGTTAGACAATGAAGGTTCTGCAACTTTGAACGGAGCTTTTGGATTAAGCTTCTGGTTCTCAGACAATATTGCACTTAATGTGCAGTCAACCTACAAGCACGCTTTTGCTGATGATGCTTTTCCTCATTTTCAACACGCTGCCGGTATTAAATTCATGTTTGGTGGAAAAGATACTGATGGAGATGGTGTTTATGACAGAGATGATGAGTGTCCTGAGACTCCAGGTTTAAAAGAATTTAACGGATGTCCAGACTCAGATGGTGACGGTATTCCAGATCATTTAGATGCTTGTCCTGATACTGCAGGTTTAGCTGAATTTGACGGATGTCCTGATTCTGATGGTGATGGTATTCCAGATCCTCAGGATGAATGTCCTACTGTAGCCGGAACTGCCGCTATGAATGGATGTCCTGATACCGATGGTGATGGTGTGCCAGATCAAAAAGATGAGTGTCCTGAAGAAGCTGGTCCTGTTGAAAACAACGGATGTCCTTTTGAAGACCGTGATGGTGATGGTGTATTAGATAAAGACGATGAGTGTCCTGATACTGCCGGAACTGTTGCTAACAATGGTTGTCCAGAGCCAACTGCTGAAGCTATTTCTACTTTGAATGAATATTCTAAAACTGTATTGTTTGATACTAATAAGTCAACCATTAAGCCTGAGTCTGAAGAAGCTTTAAAAGCTATTCACGATATTATGCACGAATATTCTAATACAGTATTCCATATTGAAGGACATACTGATAGTGTAGGTAGCGATGCTTATAACCTGAACCTTTCTAAAGAACGTGCTGCATCTGTAAGACAGTGGTTAGTTTCTAACGGTATTCCTGCAAACAGATTAACTTCTGAAGGATATGGTGAATCAAGACCAATCTCTACAAACAACACTGCTGCTGGAAGACAAGATAACAGACGTGTTGAGATATCTTTGGATAAAGACAAAGAAATGAGAAGTACAGAAACTGATACTACCAAAACAGGTAACAAACAGTAATAGTTCTCTAAATTAAATCGAAAAACGCTCCGATATTTCGGGGCGTTTTTTATTTTTACCCTATGACATCTTTTCTCTCCTCGGTTATCAGGGATCTTAAAACACAAGTTCCAGACCTTTCAGCTCTTACTTTTATCCTGCCCAGCAAAAGAGCTGGATCATTTTTAAGGATGGAAATCTCGCGCCAAACTGAAAACCCGGTTTTTTCCCCCTCAATTCTTAGTATTGAGGAATTTTCAGAAAAGATCTCTCAGTTATCAACCCTGGATAACACTACCACCCTTTTTGAATTCTATTCCATCTACAAGGAAACTACACCGGAGGATCAAATTGAGGACTTTGAGAATTTTACCAATTGGGCACAAACCCTTATTCATGATTTCAATGAAATAGACCGTTACCTAATCCCCGCCGATAGAATCTTCAGCTATCTTTCAGAAATACAGGATATCAACCACTGGTCGCTTGGTCCCAATAAAACAGATCTTGTAAAAAATTATCTCGCCTTCTGGAAGAAATTACCGGAATTTTACGAGATCTTAAAGACAAAACTTCTCCAAAGAGAAATTGGGTACCAGGGTTTGGTTTATAAAACCGCTGCAGAAAAAATAGAGGAATACGCCAGGTTGCACGGGAAGACATATATTTTCCTGGGTTTTAATGCCCTTAATACGGCCGAACAGTATATGATCCAGAAAATGCTGGAACATGGCGCAAAGATCTACTGGGATATAGATGAGGTTCATTTTAAGGATACACATCATGATGTATCGCTGTTTATAAGAGAATATGCGAAAAACTGGCCTTATTATCAAACCAACACGCTAAATACTATTTCATCCAATTACAACACGGCTAAAAACATTGAAATAACCGGAATTGCTAAAAGTATTGGACAAGCAAAATATGTGGCAGAGATACTTTCAAAGATGACCCCGGCACAAATGGGATCTACCGCACTGGTACTGGGGGATGAATCCCTGTTAATGCCTGTTTTAACCTCATTACCGGAAAATGTTCCTGCCCTTAATATCACTATGGGTTATCCGCTTAAATTCAGCCAGTTTTCATCGCTGTTTGATATGTTGTTTCAAATTTTCAAAACAGGGGAAACAACATTTTACTATAAGGATGTAATAAGTATTTTAAGCAATTCTGTAATCCAGAAGGTAACTAATAACCGTTCCAACAGCATAATTCTCCAGATAAAGGAAAAGAATCTCCTGTATCTCACCCACAGGCAAATAGCAGAACTTTTCGGGGATGATTCCTCTTCCCTTATAGCGCTTTTATTCCCAAAGGAAGCGTTGGATCCCCCGGGGACTATTATAATCCTTAAGGATTTGGTAACCCACCTCAAATCTCACTTTACTCCGGAAAAGGATCCTTTAAACCTGGAATTTTTATACCATTATCACGAGCTTATAAATAAGCTGGAACAACTGGTACAGGAATATCCTCACATTAAATCAATAGCATCGCTTTACACTTTTTACAAAGAAATTAATAGCACCCAGGCAGTGGATTTCCAGGGAAAACCATTCCAGGGATTACAGCTTATGGGGATGCTTGAATCACGGGTGCTTGATTTTGAAACGGTTATTCTTACCTCTGTAGATGAAGGAACACTCCCGGCCGGAAAAAGCAACAATTCTTTTATTCCTTATGAACTAAAAAAATCTTTTGGGCTACCTACGTACAAAGAAAAAGATGCTGTGTACACATATCATTTTTATCACTTGTTACAAAGAGCTAAAAATATTTACCTTCTTCATAATACAGATAATGAAAGCCAGATGGGTGGGGAAAAAAGTAGATTCCTACTTCAGCTTGAAATAGAGAAGCAACCTCATCACAATCTAACCTTTAAAATGGTCACTCCCGGAGTTCCTCCTGTCACGGAAGAGCTGGAGGAAGTTGAGAAAACCCCCGAAATTCTCAATAAGATTAAACACCTGGCAGAACGAGGCTTTTCACCTTCGGCTCTTACCACCTATATCAGAAACCCACTTGATTTTTACAAACAGTATATTTTAGGCATAAGGGACAAGGATGAAGTAGAAGAAACCGTTGCGTATAACACTCTTGGAACAGTGGTGCATGACAGCCTGGAAACATTCTATTCGCCTCTGGAAAACCAGGTCCTGAAACAGGAACACATTGCAGATTTTAAGGCCAGAGTGACGGGGGAAGTCAAACTTCAGTTTGAAAAAACATATAGCAAAGCACCCTTGTCCCGGGGTAAGAATCTTTTAATATTTGAAGTAGCAAAACGCTATATCAACAATTTCCTGAAAATGGAAAGCAGGGAAATGGAAAATGGGAATTTAATTGAAATAAAGCAAATTGAAACCAACTTAAAGATCCCGCTGGCAATCTCCCAACTGGATTTTCCGGTAGCTATAAGGGGGAAAGTAGACAGGGTAGATGTGGTAAATGGAACCTTGAGGATAATTGATTATAAAACCGGAAAGGTTGAACAATCCCAACTGGAGATCATAGACTGGGAGGAGCTTACTACCGATTATAATAAATACGCAAAACCATTCCAGGTGTTAATGTATGCTCTCATGCTGCTGGAGGATTCGCCTTCAAAATATCCTGTGGAAGCGGGGGTCATCTCTTTTAAAAATTTAAAATCGGGCTTTTTAAAATTTGGAAAAAAAGAACAACCAAGAGATAAGAACAAACAATGTCTTGTAGATGAGGAGATCCTTGAAAACTTTAAAGTACAGTTAAAAAACCTCATCATTGAGATTTGTGACCCCAAAATTCCGTTTCTTGAAAAAGAAATTAAAACAAGCTATGGAAATTTTTAAAAGGAAAAATATAGAAGTTAAAGGAAAGCACGATAAGCCAATTTTGACAGATGTAATATTCAGGGAAAACAACAAACTAAAGCCCGTGGTAATATTTTGCCACGGCTACAAAGGGTTTAAGGATTGGGGCGCCTGGGAGAAAATGGCGGAGCAATTTGCAGGGGAAGATTTCTTTTTTGTAAAATTTAATTTCTCACACAATGGTACCACACCCCAGGATCCCACAAATTTTATGGACATCATGGCATTTGGAGAAAATAATTACTCCAAAGAACTGGATGATCTTCAACAGCTAATAGATTGGTTGCTTCATCCCGATTTTGAATATGGGCAGCACCTGGACCCCTCAAACATTAATCTAATAGGCCATTCCCGCGGGGGTGGGATCGCGGCAATAAAGGCTTCAGAAGAGCTTCGTATTACCAAGCTTATAACTTTTTCCTCGGTTAGTGATTTCGGTAATAGGTTTCCTGGCGAAAAGGAAATTGATAAATGGAAAGAAAAGGGAGTGAGTTATATAACTAATGCCCGCACCGGGCAGCAACTTCCGCATCATTTTCAATTTTACACCAATTTTAAGGAAAACGAGGAAAGGCTCACAATATCAAGAGCGGTTAAAGAATTGAAGATCCCACATTTGATTGTACATGGGAGCAATGACACCAGTGTTCCTATAAGTGATTCAGGCGAATTATTTGAATGGAGTCCTTTCCCAGATCTATTGTTGGTTGAAAGTGCAGATCATGTTTATGGCACTTGTCATCCCTGGGAAGAGGATAAATTACCCATAGAATTTCAATATGTTCTGGACCATACTTTGAAATTCTTAAAAGAAGATAAAGAGGCGCTTCTTAAAAAAACTGCTTCGACAGATTCCTCAAATTTTTAAAAATTAGAGGTAAATAAGATTTTACCTATTTAAATATTTGTTTTACCTTTGGAGCCGAAATTGGGGGATTAGCTCAGCTGGCTAGAGCGTTTGGCTGGCAGCCAAAAGGTCATCGGTTCGACTCCGATATTCTCCACAAAACCACCCTTTTTAAGGGTGGTTTTTTTGTATATACTGCTTAAATTGGTAGAAAGGCAACAAAAAAATATCCCATATGGAAATAAGGCTTGCTAAGAAGGAAGATCTCAACACTATTAAGTTATTAACGGAAGATTGCGCCCTTGCCATGCAGGAGAAAGGCATCTATCAATGGAATGAGCATTACCCATCCCGGGAAAAACTAGCCGCCGACATTGACAAAAAGGAACTTTATGTCCTGGAAGATACTTCAGAAATTTTAGGCATTATCGTACTTACAGCTGAAATGGACGAGGAATATATTCCTATAGAATGGCTTACTGAAAACGGCAATAACCTTTATATTCACAGGCTTGCAACATCTCCCTCCAAATGGGGAAGCGGGTTGGGCCGGAAATTGATGGATTTTGCTGAAGAATTTGCCCGTCAACACCATTTTGATTCAGTAAGACTGGATACTTTCAGCCAGAATAAAAGAAATCATACTTTCTATGAAAGCCGGGGTTATAAACGCCTGGGCGACATCTTTTTTCCCAAACAAAGCGACTATCCTTTCCATTGTTATGAACTGGTGTTGTAAGACAGAAATCACATTTCGACTGTGCTAACCCGTTACTATAATATAAAAAAGCCCCGTTCTCAAACGGGGCTTTTTTATATTATTTGAATTTCAGTTTTTCCTTTTTAGATGAATGTTCCTTAAAGCCTGGCCGAATTAAAGGAAAAAATTCATTTTCCCTCTTTCATTCCAGTTTTCAACTGGCAAGCTTAAACCATAAATATCAATACTCTTCACTCCTCAGTTCTAACTCTTTTCCCCTCTCCACTCTGCGGTGCCTCCTTTAACAGAGTCTACGTTAATTCTATACTTTCCGTTTCCGGAAACAATCCATCGTACTTTCACCGATTCCATTCCGGGGATATTTTTTACCTGGATCTTTTCCGGATTGTGTTTTTGCTCCTCCACCTTATTGAAATCTTCATCATTCACAAGCATTCCTGTAACTACCCTGGCTCCCGAAATTGTTATATAATCTGGTCTCTCAATATTGTACTTTAAATCCTGGCTTGAATGGGTTGGCATAAGCCGCTCATTGTAAACTGTAGCGGTGATCTGTTTCAGGCCTCCCCCAATATTTTCTTCCTTAACATCGGTTATAGTTAATTTAGGAGTGTGAAATGCATGATAAATGGTAAATGCCATATTCCTGTGGGCATCCTGCTCAAGTAGGAAGCCGGGATGCGCCCTTCCGAAGTTCTTTTTAAAACCGCCTACCTCAATCTTACCATATTGCGGATGCTCAAAATCTTCCCACGGCACAAAAGCATCACCAAAAGTAAGATATTTGTCTACGTTCATTTCTTCATCCTGATTTCCACGACCTGCATTTTTGTTAAAATAAAGGTAAGAAACCATAAGTTCATTGGTATACGTATAGATACCTCTCCCACCGTAAAACCAGTCCAATTCTCCACCAAAAACCGAATAAAGATCTTTATATACCACCAGATATCGATAGCCGGGAATTAGCTCTTCCCCTTTTTTACCTATTGCATCGTATATCTTCACATCTTCTGCATTATAGGTTTCCTTGTCCTCCTCTGCCCCAGGCCCGCGAAGTATCATTCCGCCGGAGTTGTGGTAACTTTGAGCTCCGGCTATATTGGGGTGTTTCATCACAAATTCCATCACCGCCCTGTTTTCCGGAAGGCTGAAGGGATATTTATACGCCCCACGCTGGATGTAATCGGGTTGCCATTTCCATCCCCAGTCACGGTTGGGATCGTAATATCCAATTCCGTCCTCATTGACCTCTCCATCCCCGTCGGTATCCTTACCTTCATAGCCCAGCATTTCATATTCCCCTTTTTCCTCATCGGCAACCCTTATAAGTTTTCTTGGGTCCATTGGGTCTTTTATATACCTTCCGGTGGGTGATTTGCGAATCATCATGGTAATGTGGTTATCCCCGTTAAGATCATCAAACCCGTCCTCGCCTGCCTTTCCATCCCCGTCATTATCCAACACCAACATCCCTGAACGCGGGGAATGCGGCGTATTGGGTTCATTCATGAAGTTATTCCTGGCATCGGGATTAATGGTGGGGTTGATATAAAAGGTTTTATCTGCCAGCAGCTCCTTTACAAAATCCAATTCCCCGAACATTTCTGTTAAATACCACGCAGTATAAAGGGAAAATTCAGCCCCCTGTATTTCATTAGAGTGAATATTCCCATCGATATACATGGCGGGTTTTTTATCGGGATCTCCTGTTTTAAAATCTGAAATGGTAAGTAAATAAATATCCCTGCCCTCATAAGATTTCCCAATGCTCTCCAATCTTGCAAGATTGGGATGTGCTTTAGCGATCTTTTGCATGATATCTACCAAACCTTCATAAGTGTAATACCTGTTCCAGCTTACCTGTACGTCGGGTTTATGAGGGGTTCCAATAGCACGGAAGAATTTTTCCTGCCCCTGCACCAGGTTCACATTCATTAAAAAACTTAGAATTCCCAGAATCGCTGTTGTTTTTATATTTTTCAAATTCATCATCTAAAAATTAAAGTTTTACGGTCATTGTTGCATAACCTGTATGCGGTGCGCCGGCCTTTATGGTAGCATTTCCTCCCCCGCGTACTATCCAGGAAATTGTCTCTTTTTCATAAGCTCCAAATTTTTTTGAAAGCTTAATTGTATTTCCTGCGATAATGTCTTTTTTATCCATGTTAACGGTGATTTGCAGCTTTTGCAGCCATCTGGATCTTTCCCCTATTTCTGAATGGGTTGGCAACGGGGAATTATTAAAAACATCAAGTGTAATGCGGGTTAGACCACTACTAAGTTTTTCAGTTTTTACATTATGAAATTCTATGGACGGTTTCATTTTGGCCAGTTTTACCACAAAATCTGTATGGTTTTTTGCAATGCTGTCAACCATTCTAAATGGCGGATTGGTCATTGCAAAAGGTTTAATTCCGCCAACTTCAACTTTTTGGTTGGGAAAATCGGGATGATCAACAGGAGTCCAGTTTATAAAAACGTTATTAACCCCTTCCTTTTCTGCCCAGGCAATAAAGTTAGTTTCAGGAGTTACTTTACCATTTTTGGTTTTGGTTGTGTCCTCTGTGGCTTTCATCTCAGGAACCCACCATCCCGGGGTACTATAACTAAGCCGACCGAAATGAAAATATGCCCATTGAAAGAAATCTCCGCCTTTCCCCTTGTTATCCTGGTTGTAGGCCTTTAGAGGCACAGTTTCCTTATAAATATCTGAAACCATCTTGTTGAGTGCAACATCTTTTTCCAGCATAGAGGTAATTACCCGTTTCTCTGCCCCGCTTTTGTCATATTTTAGTGGTGCTGAAAGATTATTTTCAGGAGCAAAAGTTACAAAGGCGAATATATTCCAACGTTCAAACAAATAATCCAGTAAGGCCCTTGTTTCTTTTTGAGAGACAGGATAATCCCCGGCGTAGGCTTCAAATGCAGGGAATTGATAAGTAAGGGTCTTGTTAAAAGCAATCCCTTCTTCAGGATCCTCGTTAAAATTCCCGTCTTTATCATTGTCAATCCCTTCAGAATATTTTAAAAATCGTTTCTCTCCTCCGGTATTCCCTTCAGCAGGGACTAAAACCTGGGGATGATCTTTATGAGAAATATATTTCCCGAGCGCACTTTCAATGCGCATATCTGTAATAAATCCATCTTTGTTCAGGTCTTCATATCCATCTTCACGTTTTGCCCCATCCCTATCCTGATCTACAATAACTGCATTCCCACGCCTTTGGTATTTTAGGTTGCTGTGGTATTGTGAGTAGGCATCGGGCGACATATTGGGGAACACATAAAAGGTATTTGTTTCCAAAAGATCCTGATGGTCCCGAAGTATTCGTTGTGCAACCTGAAGCGCAAGTTCTACACTAAGCACATGATATCCTTCTACACCCCCGGTAATGGCAATAGCAGGTTTATTTTCCAGGTCCCCTCTTCCTATTTGCAGGGCCCAGATGTCCAGCCCTCCTTCCGTTTTTGTTAATGATACCAGCCGGGCATCTTTTGATGAGGCCATTTGCTGTAGCCGTTGTGTAACTTCGCGATTGGTTGGGTAATCTTCCTGGGCAGCAGCGGGAAATATTCCTAACAAAACTGTTGCCATCAGGCATATTAAATTGTTCTTCATTCTATAGGGGTTTAATGTTTTTTCACGTATATATTACCCGCGCATATCTTCATAACTCATTAAAGGCTTTCGAGATGTGTGCTGTTACTATGTGATTTTTCAAAAATAGAATTAAAAACCAGCATATAAGGATTTTCCCTTATTTTTTCCCCATCACTTCTTTCGCATATACTAACTTTACTGTTTTTCAAATCAAACTTTGAGTACAGCCGTAAGTTTCCGGAATATAAACCGTCTTGCAATTCCTGCTATTATTGCAGGCATTGCAGAGCCTCTAATTTCCCTTACCGATATTGCCATTATTGGAAATGTAGAAGAAAATCCCATTGAAGCGCTTGCTGCCGCCGGTATAGTAGGGTCATTTCTTTCGGCAATTATCTGGATCGTTGCGCAAACCAAAACAGCAATTTCTGCCATTGTATCTCAGCATTTAGGAGCAACCCGGTTGCACGCGGTAAAAACACTAATTCCCCAGGCTATTTATTTCAACTTGGTATTTAGCCTTGTGATCTATGCTACCACTGCCTTTTTTGCTGAAGCGATCTTCAGCGCTTACAATGCTGAAGGTTTGATCCTGGAATATTCCAAAGATTACTACCAGATACGAGCCCTGGGCTACCCCCTCACATTAGTAACATTTGCCATTTTTGGTGTTTTTCGCGGTTTGCAAAACACGCTTTGGGCAATGAAGTGTAGCATTAGCGGTGCCCTGGTAAATGTAATTCTCGATTATATGCTGGTGTACGGTATTGAGGGCTGGATCCCGGCGATGCATTTAAAAGGTGCAGCCTACGCCAGTCTTGCGGCACAGGTGGTTATGTTACTTATGGCGTTATGGTTCTTTTTCAAAAAAACACCCTTTCATTTAAAGCTTAGTTTCAATATAAATCCGCAATTGAAGGGATTACTTCTTATGGCCGCAAATTTATTTGTGCGTACCGCTGCCCTTAATTTTGCCATCTATCTGGCCAATGCTTATGCTACAGATTATGGAAGGAACTACATCGCGGCACAAAGCATTCTTATGAATATCTGGCTGTTCTTTGCCTTCTTTATAGATGGTTATGCAAATGCCGGAAATGCCATTGGCGGAAGATTGCTTGGTGCCAGGGATTATAAAAACCTTTGGACGCTTAGTAAAAAAATAAGCTTGTATTCTGTAATAATTGCTTTTATCCTTATGGCTGTGTGCGCGGTGTTTTATAATGAGATAGGTTTGATCTTCAATAAAGAAAACAGTGTCCTGGTTTTGTTCTCATCTGCTTTTTGGATTGTGTTGCTTATGCAACCCGTCAACGCTATCGCATTTATATTTGACGGCATATTCAAAGGGCTGGGGGAAGCTAAATTCCTGCGCAACCTACTGCTGGCTGCAACTTTTCTTGGTTTTACGCCGGTGCTTTTAATAGGAGATTATTACGAACTAAAACTATATGCGATCTGGATCGCCTTTTTTGTGTGGATGCTTATACGTAGTAGTGCCCTGGTGATTTATTTCCGACGGAAATATTTAAAAAAGGAAGTTTAGGTTCTCCATTTTTTGCTTCCGGCTGGTGTTGATTTTTCAGCTTTATAGTTACATTTGATAAAATCATGAAATTATGACCACTACCCGACAAAACGGAAGTCTATATACTCAAATTGAAAACAGGATTGCGACCATTGAATTTGGACATCCTGCCAGCAATTCCTTTCCTTCAGAATTACTGGAACGCCTTCAAAAGGAATTTAAACACCTTTCAGAAGATGAAAATGTAAGCGTTATAATATTAAGGTCTGAAGGCGAAAAAGCATTTTGCGCGGGAGCTTCATTTGATGAACTTGTTGAAATTGAGAACATGCAGCAGGGAAAGGTTTTTTTCTCAGGTTTTGCAAATGTTATCAATGCTATGCGGGAATGTGAAAAAATAATAATAGGCCGTATACAGGGGAAAGCCGTTGGCGGCGGGGTTGGCCTTGCTGCTGCCTGCGATTATGTGATGGCTACAGATGCGGCTGCAATAAAACTCTCTGAATTGGCCATAGGAATTGGACCTTTCGTTATTGCCCCCGCGGTAGAACGAAAAATGGGGGTAGCTGCCCTGGCAGAGCTTAGTCTGGCTGCACATGAATGGAAAAATGCTTATTGGGCGAAAGAGAAAGGGCTATATGCCAGAGTTTTTGAATCTATTAAAGATCTGGATAAAGAAATTGGATTATTTGCTGAAAAACTTGCTTCTTATAACCCCGATGCACTTATAGAAATGAAAAAGATCCTCTGGAACGACACAGCGCACTGGCGAAACTTACTTCCGGAGAGGGCGGCAATAAGCGGGGAATTGATCCTTTCCGATTTTTCAAAGAATGCTCTTGAAAAGTTCAAAAAATAATTGATTATATTACATGAAAATTTAAAGAATGAGCCTTCAGATAGAACATTTACCAAAAGACAGAGACGCCACCCCGGAACAGGAGTGGGGATATACTTTCTGGGAATTTATTACCGGGAACTTCTGGTATCTCCTGGGAATTCTTATGATTCTTGCCATTTTCCTCTACGCCAGGTCCTACATAAAAAGACATTAAATCATGGTACAGCAAGATGTTCCTGTAAGTGAAGACACTTACAATATCCTAAGTTTTTTAAGCGGGATGGGTCTATGGCTTATCCTGGCAGTAGTTCTTATTGGGGGAGTGATCTTTAAAAAACTGAAAAAATAACTAGCGGGTCTTTAACCAACCTGTAATACTAAGCCGCGTGGTATTTACCGGTTTAACCTCATGTTCCAGGATCTGGCTTTCAAAAATAACCACCCGCCCGGGAAGAGGATAAATACTCTTTGATGTTTCCACCCCGTTTTCCTGTTTATATATCACCAGTTCGCCACCGTTCTCAGGTTTCCAGTTTTCATCATTTAAGTAACATACCAGGGAAAGCTTTCTCCTGTCGTCATTTTGAAAGGTATCAAGATGCCTTTTGTAGAAAGTCCCCGGGGGATAAACGGCATAATGAAATTCCTTTTGCAGGATCCCCAGGAAGCAGGTTTTATTTAGATAGTCTACTAAAGAATTAATTTTACTGAAGAATATTCTCTCTGCATCCCCGGCATCCTTTTCATTGATCCACAGAATAAAATCACCCCGTACAGTCTTTGCAATTGTTTCGTTCAGTTTATTGCCTATAGCCGCTTTTTTAAAATTATCCTCTTCATATTTTTCCAGAAGCACATTGCGTAATTGCTGCACTTCTTCTAAATTAAAAAAATCTTCAGCAATATAATATTGATCTTCCAGGAGCCCTGTGATTATCCTCTCATATAGCGGATTTTCCTTAAACTCAATTTGTTCAAACAATTCAGAATTAGTATCCATAATTGCAATTTAATAGCCTGCAAATATACACCCGGAATCCTTTGGTCCCGAACAAAATTGAAGGCGTTAAAAATCTTATCTTTGCACCAAACGAATGTTATGAGCAGGATAAGGATTACTAAACAATTCTCTTTTGAAACCGGTCATGCCCTCTATGGTTATGATGGGAAATGTAAAAATGTGCACGGGCATAGTTATAAATTAAGCGTAACAGTTATTGGTACTCCCATTACAGATAAAGCTAATGTAAAATATGGGATGGTGATAGATTTTGGCGATTTAAAGAAGATTGTAAAATCTGAGGTGGTAGATGTGTTTGACCACGCTACCGTATTTAACAGGAATACCCCGCATATAGAACTTGCCAAAGAGTTGGAAAATCGCGACCATAGTGTAATTCTTGTAGATT encodes the following:
- a CDS encoding M14 family metallopeptidase — encoded protein: MKNNLICLMATVLLGIFPAAAQEDYPTNREVTQRLQQMASSKDARLVSLTKTEGGLDIWALQIGRGDLENKPAIAITGGVEGYHVLSVELALQVAQRILRDHQDLLETNTFYVFPNMSPDAYSQYHSNLKYQRRGNAVIVDQDRDGAKREDGYEDLNKDGFITDMRIESALGKYISHKDHPQVLVPAEGNTGGEKRFLKYSEGIDNDKDGNFNEDPEEGIAFNKTLTYQFPAFEAYAGDYPVSQKETRALLDYLFERWNIFAFVTFAPENNLSAPLKYDKSGAEKRVITSMLEKDVALNKMVSDIYKETVPLKAYNQDNKGKGGDFFQWAYFHFGRLSYSTPGWWVPEMKATEDTTKTKNGKVTPETNFIAWAEKEGVNNVFINWTPVDHPDFPNQKVEVGGIKPFAMTNPPFRMVDSIAKNHTDFVVKLAKMKPSIEFHNVKTEKLSSGLTRITLDVFNNSPLPTHSEIGERSRWLQKLQITVNMDKKDIIAGNTIKLSKKFGAYEKETISWIVRGGGNATIKAGAPHTGYATMTVKL
- a CDS encoding MATE family efflux transporter: MSTAVSFRNINRLAIPAIIAGIAEPLISLTDIAIIGNVEENPIEALAAAGIVGSFLSAIIWIVAQTKTAISAIVSQHLGATRLHAVKTLIPQAIYFNLVFSLVIYATTAFFAEAIFSAYNAEGLILEYSKDYYQIRALGYPLTLVTFAIFGVFRGLQNTLWAMKCSISGALVNVILDYMLVYGIEGWIPAMHLKGAAYASLAAQVVMLLMALWFFFKKTPFHLKLSFNINPQLKGLLLMAANLFVRTAALNFAIYLANAYATDYGRNYIAAQSILMNIWLFFAFFIDGYANAGNAIGGRLLGARDYKNLWTLSKKISLYSVIIAFILMAVCAVFYNEIGLIFNKENSVLVLFSSAFWIVLLMQPVNAIAFIFDGIFKGLGEAKFLRNLLLAATFLGFTPVLLIGDYYELKLYAIWIAFFVWMLIRSSALVIYFRRKYLKKEV
- a CDS encoding enoyl-CoA hydratase/isomerase family protein; the encoded protein is MTTTRQNGSLYTQIENRIATIEFGHPASNSFPSELLERLQKEFKHLSEDENVSVIILRSEGEKAFCAGASFDELVEIENMQQGKVFFSGFANVINAMRECEKIIIGRIQGKAVGGGVGLAAACDYVMATDAAAIKLSELAIGIGPFVIAPAVERKMGVAALAELSLAAHEWKNAYWAKEKGLYARVFESIKDLDKEIGLFAEKLASYNPDALIEMKKILWNDTAHWRNLLPERAAISGELILSDFSKNALEKFKK
- a CDS encoding 2OG-Fe(II) oxygenase, with product MDTNSELFEQIEFKENPLYERIITGLLEDQYYIAEDFFNLEEVQQLRNVLLEKYEEDNFKKAAIGNKLNETIAKTVRGDFILWINEKDAGDAERIFFSKINSLVDYLNKTCFLGILQKEFHYAVYPPGTFYKRHLDTFQNDDRRKLSLVCYLNDENWKPENGGELVIYKQENGVETSKSIYPLPGRVVIFESQILEHEVKPVNTTRLSITGWLKTR
- a CDS encoding 6-pyruvoyl trahydropterin synthase family protein — encoded protein: MSRIRITKQFSFETGHALYGYDGKCKNVHGHSYKLSVTVIGTPITDKANVKYGMVIDFGDLKKIVKSEVVDVFDHATVFNRNTPHIELAKELENRDHSVILVDYQPTSENMVVDFAEKISSRLPAHISLFSLKLQETDTSFAEWFAGDQVDNPTPKG